In Streptomyces sp. TLI_146, the genomic stretch CGGGCCGCCGGGTACCGGGAGTTCGACGGCGTCTTCCACCCGACCGGTGGCGCGTCCGGCGAACCGCTGGGCGAGCACGCCTATCTGCCCCGGCAGATCCTCGGCTCGTACCTCAGCTGGGTCTTCGACCGCACGGTCCGCTCCCTGCCGCCGCAGGTGCGGGTCGTGCACCACCGCGACCGGGCCGTGGACATCGAGCGGACGGACGGCGACGGCTTCGTGGTCCACCTGGAGAAGGGCTTCGCCCTCCCCAGCGACTACGTCTTCCTCACCACCGGGCACTGCGAGCGGATCCCGACCGAGGAGGACCTCGCGTACGAGGAGTTCGCCCGACAGAACGCGGACCGCAACCCGGCGCTCGCGTACTGCTCCACTCCCTACCCGGTCGAACGGCTCCAGGCGATCGCCCCCGGCTCGACCGTCGCGGTCCAGGGGTTCGGGCTGACCGCGCACGACGTCATCTCCGAGCTCACGGTCGGCCGCGGCGGTACGTTCCACGGCTCCGGCCACGCCATGGAGTACCGCCCCTCGGGACGCGAGCCCCGGATCCTCCTCTTCTCCCGCCAGTGCCTGCCCTTCAGCGCGCGGGGCGTGAACCAGAAGGGGATCACCGGCGCCCACCGGCCGCGGTTCTTCACCAAGGAAGCGGTACGGCAGGCGCGCGAGCGCGCGGCTCAACGAGGCGACTCCCGGCTCGACTTCACCGAGGACGTCCTTCCGCTCCTGCTGCGCGAGATGGGCTACGCCTATCGGGCGGCGGAGCAGCGCTCCCTGCCGTCCGAGGAGTACGAGCTCACCGCCGACGACCGCCGGGTGGTCGAGGAGATCCTCGACCCGCTGGGCCGCCTGGACTTCGCGAACCAGGACGCGTTCACGAAGTTCTTCGTGGACTACGTCGAGGACGACCTGGAGCACGCGGAGCTGGGCAACACGACGAGTCCGCTGAAGGCCGCCACCGACGTCATCCGGGACACCCGGGCGAGCCTGCGGGAGGCCGTCGAGTTCTCCGGGCTGACGCCCGCGTCCCACCGGATCTTCAACGCCAGGTACGTGCCGGTCATGAACCGGGTCTCGTTCGGCCCGCCCCGGCACCGCAACTACCAGCTCCTGGCGCTGCTGCGGGCCGGGGTCGTGGACCTGGCCGGCGGCCCCGGGGGGCGGCTGGTGCTCGACCGGGAAGCGGCGCGGTTCGCCGTGCGCACCGACTATCCCGACGGCCCCGAGATCCGCCACGCCGACGCCCTGGTCGTCGCCCGGCTCGACGCGTTCCACCCCGAGCAGGACAGGTCGCCGCTGATCGCCGGGCTTCTGGGGCGCGGCCTCGTCCGCCCTTACGCGAACGGCCCGTTCACGCCGGGCGGCCTCGACATCGACGAGCAGGGCCGCCCGATCACGGCGGCGGGCGAGCCGCTGCCCACCGCCTGGGCGGTCGGCTATCTCGTCGAGGGGCCGCGGTTCTACACCCACGCGCTGCCGCGCCAGGGAATGACCTCGCAGTTCACCCTCGACGCCGACGCCGCCGTACGCGGCATGGTCGGGCACATCCAGCACCTGTACGACACCAGCCAGGAGGACGAGCATGCCGGTGCAGAGCGGGAGTCAGTTTCCCTACCCGGAGTTCCGTAAGCGCCATGTGCAGGAGCGGCCGGAGCCGGTCGTATGGCAGTGGGAGACGCTGGCCAAGGAAATCGAGGCGGGCGAGCACACGGAATACGGCACGGTCACGCTGGCCGCGCCCGGAGGCGACCACGAGGTCATTCCGGGAACGTCGATGACCTTCCAGTCGGTGCGGCCCGGTGAGAGCACCACGCCGCACACGCATTCCTGGTGGCATCTCTATTTCGTACGGTCCGGCTCCGGCGTCCTCGTATTCGACGAGAGTGCCGAGACGGTCTCCCTCGGCGACGGCGACATCGTGCTGATCCCGGCGTGGCACGTCCACCACTTCGAGAACCGCGGGGCGGACACCGATCTGCTGCTGCTCAACATGTCGAACCTGCCGCAAATGGCCGGTCTGCACAACAAGTTCTCCAAAGAAAACGCATAAGAGCACACGTATCAGGAGGCGGACATGGCGGACATGTTCAAGCGCATCGACCACATCGGTGTGGTCGTGGACGACATCACCGAAGCGAGGGCGCTCCTGGAGAGCCTGGGCATGCGGCTGGAGCGGGCCGAGGAGGTACCGGCCCGGAACGTGAAGATCGCGTTCTACCACTGCGGGGACGGCCGGATCGAGCTCATCGAGCCGACCACGCCGGAGGCCCGCGCGCGCAGGCTGGGCGAGGGCAACCAGGCCCGCCTGGAGCACATCGGCGTCGAAGTCGACGACGTGTCCCAGATGATGCGGGCGGTCCAGGGCCTCGGCATCGAGCTCACCACCGGCGAGCCCGTCCCGGTCGGCCCGAACCTCAACGCCTGGACGGAGCCCGGGACTTCGAAGGGGATCCAGTTCCAGCTGGTCCAGCGGGACGCCGTCCAGTAGGGCGGTGAGCGGTCCGCGACGCCCCGCGTTGCGGACTGTACATACTAGTAGCTACAGTCCTGGGTGTGGATTCCTTGAAGACGTCTCCTGCACATGACCAAAGGCGAGCCGGGACAGAGCAAGGCGCATCCGGACCGGACGGGCGCCGGTCGACCTGGCTGCTGATCTCCCTGCTCGGCGGCATGTTCCTCGGGAACGTGGACATCGCCGTCGTCAACGTCGCGATCCCCTCGATCCGCGACCGGCTGCACGCGTCCGGCGGTGAACTGGAACTCATCGTCTCGGGCTACACGCTCGCGTACGCGATGCTGCTGATCACCGGTGCGCGGCTGGGGGAGATCCGCGGGCGGCGCCGGACGTACCTGTTCGGACTCGCCGTCTTCACGCTGTCCTCGCTGGCGTGCGGGCTCGCCCCCGACAGCACCACCCTGGTGGGCGCCCGGGTCGTCCAGGGGCTCGGCGCCGCGCTGATGGTGTCGCAGGTCCTGACGGGCATTCAGGTCAACTTCGAGGGCGCCGCGCGCCGACGGGCCCTGGGCACCTACACCGGTGTCCTCGGGGTGAGTTCGGTGGTCGGGCAGGCGCTCGGCGGTGTCCTGGTGTCGGCCGACATCCTGGGCATGGGCTGGCGTCCCATCTTCCTGATCAACGTGCCGATCGGGATCGCCCTGTTCGTCACCTCGTACACCTTCCTGCCCGCCGACGAGAGCACGGGGCGCAAGAAGCTGGACCTGCGGGGCGTCGGGCTGCTGTCGCTCGCCCTGTTCCTGCTGGTGACACCGCTGGTGCTCGGTCAGGACGAGGGCTGGCCGCTGTGGACGTGGGTCTGCCTGATCGCGTCCGTTCCGGCCTTCGCCCTGTTCGTCCAGGTGGAACGGGGCATCGCGCGGCGCGGCGGCGATCCGCTGATGAACGTCTCGCTGCTCGCCCGCAAGCAGATCGCCCTGGCGCTGCTCTCCCAAGGCGCCACCCGGGCCGGGTACTTCGCGCTGCTGTTCGTCCTCGCGATCTACCTCCAGCAGGGGCTCGGCAAGAGCGCGGTGTACGCGGGACTGATCCCGATCGCGTGGGTGGCGACGTTCGCGCTGGTCGGGCCGGTGCTCGGGCGGACGGGCCCGCGCATCCGCAAGCTCGCGGCGCCGGTCGGCGGACTGCTGATGGCGGTCGCGTTCGCCGGTGTGGCGGCCGGCGGGCAGGGCACCGGCTGGCTGATCGTCCTCC encodes the following:
- a CDS encoding MFS transporter — its product is MFLGNVDIAVVNVAIPSIRDRLHASGGELELIVSGYTLAYAMLLITGARLGEIRGRRRTYLFGLAVFTLSSLACGLAPDSTTLVGARVVQGLGAALMVSQVLTGIQVNFEGAARRRALGTYTGVLGVSSVVGQALGGVLVSADILGMGWRPIFLINVPIGIALFVTSYTFLPADESTGRKKLDLRGVGLLSLALFLLVTPLVLGQDEGWPLWTWVCLIASVPAFALFVQVERGIARRGGDPLMNVSLLARKQIALALLSQGATRAGYFALLFVLAIYLQQGLGKSAVYAGLIPIAWVATFALVGPVLGRTGPRIRKLAAPVGGLLMAVAFAGVAAGGQGTGWLIVLLGIGGVGYGAAFSGTLARLTDSVEARYAPDVSGLFNTTLQVGGTMGVAVFGTVYLGLVEHSGDPRDAFSTTNAVLALVSLAAATLIALAGKAEAAKDVNRPAQS
- a CDS encoding FAD/NAD(P)-binding protein; translation: MTALQVAVVGVGPRGLSVLQRISDLAGQLPEGRTLDVHLIDPGDGGQGTHSARQPSHLLTNTVASQVTMFADDRGPSFTEWARAAGYREFDGVFHPTGGASGEPLGEHAYLPRQILGSYLSWVFDRTVRSLPPQVRVVHHRDRAVDIERTDGDGFVVHLEKGFALPSDYVFLTTGHCERIPTEEDLAYEEFARQNADRNPALAYCSTPYPVERLQAIAPGSTVAVQGFGLTAHDVISELTVGRGGTFHGSGHAMEYRPSGREPRILLFSRQCLPFSARGVNQKGITGAHRPRFFTKEAVRQARERAAQRGDSRLDFTEDVLPLLLREMGYAYRAAEQRSLPSEEYELTADDRRVVEEILDPLGRLDFANQDAFTKFFVDYVEDDLEHAELGNTTSPLKAATDVIRDTRASLREAVEFSGLTPASHRIFNARYVPVMNRVSFGPPRHRNYQLLALLRAGVVDLAGGPGGRLVLDREAARFAVRTDYPDGPEIRHADALVVARLDAFHPEQDRSPLIAGLLGRGLVRPYANGPFTPGGLDIDEQGRPITAAGEPLPTAWAVGYLVEGPRFYTHALPRQGMTSQFTLDADAAVRGMVGHIQHLYDTSQEDEHAGAERESVSLPGVP
- a CDS encoding VOC family protein, translating into MADMFKRIDHIGVVVDDITEARALLESLGMRLERAEEVPARNVKIAFYHCGDGRIELIEPTTPEARARRLGEGNQARLEHIGVEVDDVSQMMRAVQGLGIELTTGEPVPVGPNLNAWTEPGTSKGIQFQLVQRDAVQ
- a CDS encoding cupin domain-containing protein, with protein sequence MPVQSGSQFPYPEFRKRHVQERPEPVVWQWETLAKEIEAGEHTEYGTVTLAAPGGDHEVIPGTSMTFQSVRPGESTTPHTHSWWHLYFVRSGSGVLVFDESAETVSLGDGDIVLIPAWHVHHFENRGADTDLLLLNMSNLPQMAGLHNKFSKENA